CTGCGCAAGCAGAAGGAGCGGACCCGCGCCGCCATGCAGTTCGTGGCCCTGCTGCGCGAGCGGCTGCTGCGCGGGGCCCTGGCGAGGCTCGAGCGGGAGCGGGGCCGGCTGGACGAGGTGGCCAGCCGGATCGCCGAGCGACAGGCCGATCCGTACGCGCTCGCCGAGGAGCTGGCGAGCCAGCTCTCGGAGTAGCCGCGTGGAGAAGCTGAGCCTTCAAGAGCGCGTCCAGGAGCTGGAGAACCGGCTGGGGGTGCCCATGCTCCGCAAGGAGCTGGGCCTGGCCGCGCTGACGCACAAGAGCTACTTCAACGAGCACCGCGAGGCGGGGCTCCAGGACAACGAGCGGCTGGAGTTCCTGGGGGACGCGGTGGTGGACCTGGCCATCAGCCACCGCCTGATGGAGCGCTTCCCCAACGCCTCCGAGGGCGAGCTGTCCAAGCTGCGCGCGCTGATCGTCAACGAGGAGGGCCTGGCGCGCATCGCCCGGGCGCTGGCGCTGGGCGATCTGCTGCTGCTGGGCCGGGGCGAGGAGATGACGGGCGGGCGGGAGAAGAGCTCCGTGCTGGCCGACGCCATGGAGGCCGTCATCGGCGCGCTGTACCTGGGCTCGGGCATGGACGCGGTGATGGCGCTGGTGGACCGGCACTTCGCGGACGCCCTGGACGGGGTGGCCCAGGGCCGCAGCGGCCTGGACTACAAGACGAAGCTCCAGGAGGACGTGCAGAACCGGCTCAAGCTGTCGCCGCGCTACCGGGTGGTGGCCGAGGCGGGGCCTGACCACGAGAAGACATTCGAGGTGGAGGTGTCCATCGGCTCGGAGCTGTACGCCCGGGCCACGGGGCGCAACAAGAAGGAGGCGGAGCAGGCCGCCGCCCGCGCCACCCTGGACATGCTTCGGAAGGACGACACCTCGAAGTGAAACCCCTTGGAGGGGGGGAGGGCGGGGAATAAGGTCCCCGCCATGTTCCGGATGATTGCGACCGCCCTGCTCCTGGCCGCCACCGTTGCCGGTGCG
The sequence above is drawn from the Hyalangium gracile genome and encodes:
- the rnc gene encoding ribonuclease III yields the protein MEKLSLQERVQELENRLGVPMLRKELGLAALTHKSYFNEHREAGLQDNERLEFLGDAVVDLAISHRLMERFPNASEGELSKLRALIVNEEGLARIARALALGDLLLLGRGEEMTGGREKSSVLADAMEAVIGALYLGSGMDAVMALVDRHFADALDGVAQGRSGLDYKTKLQEDVQNRLKLSPRYRVVAEAGPDHEKTFEVEVSIGSELYARATGRNKKEAEQAAARATLDMLRKDDTSK